Sequence from the Phragmites australis chromosome 6, lpPhrAust1.1, whole genome shotgun sequence genome:
CTTCCCCCTCAGCTTGGCCagcaacttcagctcatgtaTGGCTTCAAGCACCATTGTGTCCGCAGTTGACAGAGAGAGGGCAGTGCGAGCAATCCTGACACGCATCGCCTCATTCCTCGTTGTCCATTCTTCAATTACGCTCTTCAGGGAAGCATTGTGCGTCATTGTCTTACTTTGCATTGCCATTTTTGTGACAGGGCAATAGACTGGTTCAGAACTGTCTGCAGATCTTTCAATATACTCCTCTATGGCTCTCCTGTCATATGTCACACCATTCTCGGTTGTCACAGGATCAGTCATTATCTCATTTGTCAGTGGACAGAAGAATGCATCATACAGTGGCTCGATGTATTCTGCAACCTCCGGGAGAGTGTTGAACATCTGGCCACCAAATTCATGTGATTCATGGTACATTCCCTGCAGAAAGTCCAAGAGCCTCGGAGTGCCATTATCACAGAAAGACCTCCTCCTAGGCCCGTTGCTCGTTACATTCATGGATATATCAGCCTCAGAGAAACCCTTCATTGATTGTGATTTGATTAGCACATCCATGTAAGCGTTACTGCCAAATGCTGATGCTGGTATCCTGCCAAGATCATCATATATGTTCTGCAAGACATTCTCCAGGTCTTGTGTTATGTTTTGTATCTCACCATCCGTGAGTTGCAACGCTTTGCCTTTGCACCTTGCAGCATGGTCTTTAGCAAGATTGACACTGGCAAAAAGAGATTCTATCATCTGTGTCACATCGGTTGGGGCCCTGCGAGCTGTTTGACGCTCCATTATTGCTCTGACTGACTCCATGGAGTTCTCTTGGTTGACATTGAAGGTAGCTACTGACAACATGACTGCATGCACACAGAAGCAACAAAAgttggaagaaaaagaaatagaaatgaTTGTTCAAACAGGCAGTTCCAGTGAAACTAAATCGTCATGAAAGAACTTCAAAACAGATCATCATAAGAGCACAATAGAAAACATACACTGTCAAATGATTAAGCAAGCCTATGCAGTTAACAACATTATCATGTTGTGCTTACTTGTACCATAGTTACTAAACTAAGAACCATGACAATAGACTAACCATTAGGCCGAGGAACAAATAGAAGTCTTTCTTCTTGAACAAAGGCCAGCACTTTTTCCTCAGAAGCACTTACTGCAACGTTCTTCTACAAAGCATCTAACTAAAATGATCTAGGTTATTAAAACAGAAAATAAATCTCTATAACGCAGTACCTGAATGGCTCCAGCGAAAACCTCCGAGATCTGAACTCCACAGTGCCACCGTGTGTAGAAGAGTTACAGAAGGAGTATTCTTGCCTCCAGCTCCAGCACAGATGAACGCAAATAAAGTAGACCCAGCAAGATGAGTTCAATTTATAGTCTCTTATATTTGGTTATTGGTAAACCCCCTTCAAACATTGCAACTATTTATCACCAAACAGACCTGATGTGTTGACTTCAGGCTTAATCAGACTGTGCTATCCACATCACCGGAAGAAACATGACAAGTCTCAGTCTTGAAGACAGACCGGCATCCTTCCAGCAACGTTAGCTCAATAAGCCTTTAGGTAATTCAgactataaaaaaaagaaaaatacaaatcTATAATACAAACAAAGTTAGGTGATGGTTAGATTGGTAAGCTACCCAAAAAATCACAATGATGCTGATATCAAGGAGGCTGCCGAAAGCTCTATGGCCCAATAGATAAAGGGAGGATAGGAAGAGAAATGATATCACTTCTTAGGTCATAATCGAAAGGTGATATGATAGAAAACTACTTTTAACACCTGATGGGGGCTGAAATGTAAGTGTCGTTGAGAAACAGGAACCATAAGGACAAGTAGCTCACCATAGTTTGATAGTTAAGTGTGTTCATCTATTCCAATTTTGTCAGAATAATTGTCGGGTTCAGCAAACTCCTGAGGCCCTGAAACTCAACACAGGCTCAAGCACAAGGTACTTCCTCGCATAATCGGTTTGTGAACCTAAGGGACAATTGGAGGACCATGGTTCTGTAgttcttattttctttggaGGGAGTGACTTGTACCAAACCAAGCTGACTAGTGACTACTAAATCTTATTGATACACCCAAAGAGTGGTTAGGAGTGGATAACAAAATCAAGACTATTAACAACAAGAGCACAAAAAAGATAGTAAGACAAGTGAACTAAGACACCATGTCTGTTGATTGTTGAACCACCATACAATCAGGACGAGTATGGTATGACAAAAAGGCTGATGCTTTGGTTTTGGCATGTCAGTGTAGCATTGACCATTTGTACGCATGTTATGATGTCATCCTATCCAAACTGTGGAAATCATGGGCTAAAACATTAGGTCAATGTTTTTCCcaccaaaaaaaaagatttgagcTAATGACGTGCATCCCTGTGAGACAACAATCAGGTACCAAATTTGCGGTGCAGTGATGATTTCCTTCGGTGGCCGCCGCTGCAGTAACCAGTCTCTGTGTGCGGGTCGTGCAGCGGCggcgacagcggcggcggcgaggacgcACTGCGAGGTGCTGAGAGTGGGAAAATGCGCGTGGAGACTGGAGAAGGAGTTAAAGCAGGAGTACCAGCGTCTGGCGAGGGAGGCGCATCCAGACATcaccgccggcgacggcgacggcggcggagagTTCATTCTCCTCCTAACTGATGATTTCTCCTCCCATGCCCCGCGAATGGACACGGATTTTGCGATCCCTGACTAGGCCCGTGGGCCGTGAGATCCAACTTGAACGGATCAGATTGAACGACACGGAACCCGTGGGTGATATTTTACATACAAACCCCTGCAGTTTCTGTAATTACCAACTACCCCCTCTCCAGATGGATCCGGATATTCAGGCCCATCCGGTCCAAACATTAGTTCAGCCCATGATTCTCGATGCAGCGCATGAAAATTAACTAACTTAAGGTACTCACTAATCCTCTTTCGTTCAACTAATagcactaatttttttaaaacccattcaatttaagaaaaataatattattaattaaactaaagaAAATCGATAAATAcatttagattaattaatttgtaCCCCTACCATCACATGCTACGGGAACACAGCTACTTTTAGCCCATCAGAGGCCCATGCAGATACAGGCACTACTCTAGCCCCACGGCCCAACACCAAGCTTCCCGGCGCACGGGCGGTAGCCGCCGGGCAAAACTACCGGCGCGCGCGCTGGTGCGGTAGCGCTTGCACTGGCCTGGGCTCCGCGGCCATGCCGGTTGCGCGCGTGGCAGGTTCAAAGCTGCGCCTGAAAAGGGCAGCGCGGATGCATGGCCATGGCTTCGGAGGTGATCAGCGAGCGGTGGCTAAATGAGGAGGCACTCTAATTATAAGACGTCTCCTCTCCTCCGATCAAAGCTTGACCACACTGCACTCCCTGTCTCCCTCCATCGTTCCTCGGTGCGGCCCGACCAGAGCGGAGGAACTCCAACCTATACAAGTTTCAATCTTTAATTCGCATTGTTTGCACCCGTGCTTGAGCGAAAATTTTCACGTTTTTGCGCAACGAGGAATCGGTCAGTAGCCATTGGAAGCTGGAATTCCGTCCGCGCAGACCGCACCATCCCAGGAACGCGTCGGGCTTCGGCGCCGCCTTCGCGCGCGGCTCCGCTAGGATGGTCATGCCGGTGTCGAGCGGGGGTGACCACGCCGCGGCGGATGATGGCAGCGAGCCCCTCCTGCCCAGGAAGCAGCAGCGCAGGGGCGACggggaggatggcggcgacGACTTCCACGGCGCTTCTTTCGCGGGGGCGGTGTTCAACCTGTCCACCACCATCGTCGGCGCGGGCATCATGGCGCTCCCGGCCACCATGAAGGTGCTCGGCCTCGCCCCCGGGCTCGTCCTGATCGTGCTCGCCGCGCTGCTCACGGAATCCTCCATCGAGCTCCTCGTGCGGTTCAGCCGCGCCGTGGGTGCCACGTCCTACGGCGAGGCCATGGGTGACGCCTTCGGGGCGCTCGGCAAGGGGTTCCTCCAGGCCTGCGTCGTCGTCAACAACGTCGGCGTCATGGTTGTCTACATGATCATCATCGGTAAGCGTTGTTTGCGCACTGCATCTCTTCTTGATTACTAGTCTTAACCTACGCCTCGCAAATTTGGCATATCTCAGGTGAATCTTGCCTATCGATTTTTTCATACGTTCTAATATTACTTTATGTTGATTAATTGCTTGGTTTAGAATGCTTTCGTTTACAAAATTGTTCTGAATATATTCACAACTCCTCTTTACACAAGGTGATGTGCTCTCTGGAACCTCCTCCAGCGGTGTGCACCATCATGGTGTACTAGAAGGATGGTTCGGCGCAAACCGGTGGAACGGACGCTTCGCCATTCTCACTATCACAACTCTCGGTGTGTTCACTCCGCTAGCATGTTTCAAGCGCGTCGGTAAGCGACTGCCTCGCCCGGCTCAACAATGCTGCAACAAGCGTGCCCTTTTCTCTGTACATTTTGTTGTCAGTCACTCAGTCTGATGGCTTGTTTCTTCTTTCCCCCCTTCTCTGTTCGTGATCCATTTCAGACTCACTGAGATACACGTCTGCTATATCGGTTGCTCTGGCCGTTGTGTTCGTCGTGATCACTGCCGGAATCGCCATCATCAAGCTGGTGAGAGGACAGATCCCGATGCCTAAGCTGTTCCCCGATGTTAATGACTGGTCGTCCATCTGGAGGCTCTTCACAGCGGCTCCAGTTCTTGTCACCGCTTACATTTGCCACTACAACGGTATGCACTATGAACTGATTAACTCCAATATATCTTGCTTAAATTTAGATTGCTGCAATTAGTTATCTAAGGGCAGCTCATTGACTGACACTTTGCAGTTCACCCTATTGACAACGAGCTCAAGGATTCTTCGCAGATCAGGCCGATCGTGCGCATGTCGCTGCTGCTGTGCTCGGCCGTGTACATCACCACCAGCTTCTTCGGCTTCCTCCTATTCGGTGAGTCGACGCTGGACGACGTGCTCGCCAACTTCGACTCCAACCTTGGCATCCCCTACAGCTCGCTCTTCAACGATGCCGTCAGGGTGAGCTACGTGCTCCACCTCATGCTCGTCTTCCCCATCGTGTTCCACGCGCTGCGGCTCAACATGGACGGGCTCCTCTTCCCCTCGGCGCGGCCGCTGTCCTGTGACAACCGGAGGTTCGGTGTACTGACGGCAGCACTTCTTGCGGTGATCTTCCTCGCCGCGAACTTCATCCCCAACATCTGGGACGCCTTCCAGTTCACAGGAGCGACCGCTTCTGTCTCCGTTGCCTACATCTTCCCGGCGGCGATCACGCTAAGGTGATTTTGGTAGCATGTTTATTACATCGAAGAGCACAAAAGAAAGGAGATTAATTTGCTCTCAACCTAAGTACATGTGATTTCTCGATCATGGCTTTGGATGTTTGGTTGTAGCTACCCGTTTGATGTCGTTTGTCCTGGTTAATTTACCAGGGATCGTCATGGCATAGCGAAGAGGAGGGACAAGTTCCTGGCAGTGTTCATGATTGTTCTTGCGGTGGTGGCAAATGCGGTGGCCGTGTACAGCGACGCTTGCTCGTGATTGTAATGGCAGCCAACGCCAAACATTCGTCTGTGCATTATTCAGCGATGAAGCCAATGTAAGCTGTCTGTAAGAAACGTCCCAGGTCTTGTTTGGATATGCAGGAAGCGGATTTGGTCCAATCCCCATggacgccccccccccccccccctgtttttttttccatcttCTCTGAGCGACGATCTTTGTACTCTCTTCTTTTCAAGCAATGAGAAAATTCAGGTGAGAAATCCCCACCGTAGtttcctccaaaaaaaaaaactccatggATTGGGAGGGAAAAGGACCGAGTTttcttgccaattcttggggaTTGAGTCGAACCTCTTTGTAACCCAGCATGGCTTAAATAAGCCCTCGCCGACTCAATCATCTTGGAGTTCCACATCAATGTATATGCGCATGTGTATCTACAAGATCGATGTGCAGACTTAGTTAGATATGAGATTAGAATGAAGTTAGTGAGCACAGCCATCACAAATCGCATTATAAATTTATAATGTAGATTGTGGAATTatagaaattttcttttgtaTTTGACAATTGGCTGCTGTATTTAAACAGTATTAAAATGAATTCGAATATTAGAGTTTAGAGCACCGTATGATAAACATTTGTATGCCATAGTTATTGAACTGATCATTACGATTAAATCAGGTTATGCAGAATTTTTCGTAACAATGTGAAGACACTCAGCTAGTATTTCGCAACAGTCTAGAAAACTTCATATTATTCATAATTATATATTGCTCAGGTTGTGTTGTGAtatctatgcatttttttcttgaaagaATGCAATGGTTATAGGTCTATTGGATCAAGGGCTACAATCTTAAAAAATGTCAACAGACAAATGACTCTCACGACTACAGAAAGGATGTATCCAATAAATTAACAAAATCTTATCCAAAATGTCATATTTACACAATTGTAGAAAGCATGTATCAATAAATTGACAATACTTTATCTAAAACGTCATATTTTTATAACCAGAGACAGTATTTGTTTCCCTTAAAAAagtgttttctttcctttttttttagccGGGAGCCCTCAGAAGTAGGGTTTGTTTCGTACTTTTTCGTCTGTGAGAAATCAAGTAGAGAAATATTTTGATTTGCATTTGATGAAGTATTGATAACAGTTGATCTGTCTTAAACTTAGTTagtatgtgtttgtggatgcttgTTTTTGTTCATATCTAATTCGAGTTGGTGGTGTTTGTAATTAgcgaattcttctctgtacgtaaaaaaattacacataCCAGAAATTCCAATACAAACATCAGATGTTCCGGTATTCACgggaagttccgatgtggacAGTGTGTATTTACTTGACTATTTCTTTTAGAGAgtcattttttgacaaaatTAGAGATCAATACACCAAAAGTTCTGTTGAATATGATGGctacatcggagcattttcagtgctaaaGCAGAAATAAAATcaaacatcggatggtccggtgatgaactttaagagcaccggagtattttctgcagagaggagatttttagcgccaagtttgattatgtatgtcggatagtccggtgctaagATTGTAAACACTAGAGAATGCACCGAAACTtttattgcagagaggttgcataAGGGTGATTCGGTAGATTGGCACataccagattatccggtgatggatatgagatcaccaGAAGCTTTAACTGGACCTTTTCTTGTATAAGACAAAGTTTTTTTGACACATatagtgttacactcatcggatggtttggtgttcaGGAGTAGAACataccagaacatccggtgttcacattttttgtATGATGtactctgagttgaagtttttgattttgtgctaacctatAGATGTTTTGGAATAtaaagaaatgtgtttgcttatttcaAAGTGTGCAGTTAACGGATGCAACTTAGTGATCGACGGTGGGtaatcggggctaagcgggtgcttggtgccgaacgatcaaaGAGGGTCGaacggagtcaagagtgatcttAGTTGTACACataaaggtcaagcaaagtataaaATGGAGGATAAAGATGacatattgacaaagtcaagcgaaggggatgtcgaTGTAAGTGATAATATGCCCCAAGGGATCatgagcgggagagacttgccgacggtcaagattgcaagacggaggacatgcgtcatcatcggagcacttgcttcaggtggaagcaagtgacaGTTAGtaacgctttgagaagcgtgctagggtttcacggtttaaCCTCAAACATTGTGGGAGTACTAGAGGAGTACGTGAAAACATCGCGAAGCTTgctcaaggcgaagctaagtcctAAAGGCTCCGTGATcgttcgatgaatggagaaaaaaatagactaaaatgctCTCAGTAGTGGGTAGAAGTGTATTAcaaaagaggggtattttgaaaaaaaaaactagaaaacttaaggatcaaatttcataaccctataaatagaggggtaggactatgAGATAGGGTAACCCAACCATTTGAGTCCCTTGTGCCACCTATATGAGAGTATTGTGCTATAGTTTTAGTAGAGAGGAGGATGAATGATTAGACTATgtaatatatgagagttttgagagaaaaatatttgtaatccatctaaaataaggttgatctctttgaataatgaagtttattttgtttcatatgcttgaattcccctcattCTAATTTCGTCTCTTAGTTCTCTTGCCTTgtatgcaatttttttcttttcggttttgattttgatttttatttttggctagaatttcagcgcagtgtgagatcattctttttattgctagagatataaaattcgcatacacacgcttatgtgatgaggatttgaattcccttacctctagacaatcaacttgaagagttttgttgctcagtgttcatcttttcttttcttttttgctagtTGTGGTCTTTCGATTGCTAAGATaaatgaattgatcttaaataaaattTATGGTTCATATAACATATATGTAATCGTGTTGTAttgattttctcttattaaaacttACCTTAATTTTTGTTTCCGTTTGAGTTTTAAGTGCGTTGGATGATCCAAATAGAAGAAAGCTATTGATTTTATAAGAAATTTGTTCAGACGTTTATTCATCTACTCTGATAATtaatctcgttcctacagtAGTTTTAAGGTGTTACAGAGTTCAGTTCCAATCCGATCCCTCGCGCGGTAGGCAGCCCCGCCCGGGGAGCCGACACGATTTCCACCCGTCACGCCTTTTGGGGGAATTCGGCCCGGTATAACCGGTTTATCGGTAAACCCTTAGAAAAAATTACCacatttataatattttattaaaattttatctATATATCCGATTTATCGGTGACCTCCGGTAAGAGAGACAGAGCGCGGGGATAGGGCGGGACGGAGGGCGGGAAGACAAAGGTGAACCGCCCTTGAATTCCGCAGTTGATCTGAGGCATCATCGCGCCATGGGGCTGCTGAAGGTTAACCGGCTCATGTCCATGAAGCGGCAGTGGCGGCGTCGCTAAATTCAAGCCCGCGGTAAGCCGCCTCTTAGCCTCTTATCCTCTGTGTATGGTATTTTGTAGCATCTTTAGAGCGCTTGTACGCAGTTATGCGCTGCTGATTAACTTAGATTGATGTGAGCAAACTATCCTATATTTATTTGACCATATAGCCTAACCTTAGTGGCCATCAAGattactgtttttttttctgattgaGTAGGCTATGTCTCCAACCCATCTCATTTTTGTTCCAATCCAATGTGGATCTGTCCTGCCCTATAAAAAAGTGGAATTGTTCCCAAAACAAACATTTTTTGGGGGTGCTACAAGGGAAACCAACGCCTAAAGAACCTTGGGAGGGATAATAAGCGAATTCTGATGGGATCCACTGTCTTTTTCCACAGGGCTGGACGAATTGACGAGATTTGCGGAGGTTGCAGTTCTTTGCAAAAAATATAGGGCcaattgaactttttttttcctttttgcatTTAGAAACAGGTTGGAGTTTTTAAAACGTGTTTATGTTCTTGTGCAGAAGTTTGATATGAGATACGAATTGGATTTCTGTGTGCATTCTTGTGTTGAGCTAGTTGTTTTCTTCTGTTGATGTCTGTATTATTCATAACCATGCATAATGTGTTGCAGATGGATCGATTGCTTCACGGGCTAAAAGGAAGGGATCACCTTATCAACAAGATGAAAATTCTCTTGGTGGTCAAATAACGGGATATTCAGGGCCATACCTTCCAGAGGTACATCATAAAATTTTGATGATGGAAGAATGTTGCAAGTAGAATATCGCTATGACTGCTTGAACTGCACTGTATAGTGTAGACCTGCACAGGCTAACAAAAGTCTATGAGCTGATCTCTTAATTCTGCAATCAACTTTAATGTCAAGCACTTGCATAAACATTCCTATTGTCTCTAGCTTAGAACACAATCTAATAAAATGGTTGCTTTCTAGGTTGTTTATAAGACTTGGCAAGCATCATTAAGACTTGTGACTCGCTTGTCCTTGTAGCGCACCATTCTTTTGTCTGGTCTGTTTGATCTATTATCTCTTCTTAGTAACTAAGGTTTTTGTTATGCAACTGGCATTATAACTTCCAAAGCTATTGGATTCTATTTCATGGGTTCTCTAGCTGTATATGTACCATACGTTAACTATTCAGAAGTCACATGTTTATTTCTGTTTCTTTGCAAAATTGATTCATTTCTATACTGTTGTTCTATAAAACATCATTCCGTGCATTTTTCCTGATACAAATGTACATAAACCAAGATTGTTAACTACTCCATGCCTAATTCAATTCATAGTAGTTAATAAGTACTCCACCTATGACAGTCTTTTTTATAGTAACGTCGCAAAACACTTTTAGGGAAATAGATTATATGTATATAGTGCTCAAAATACCTGCCACCATTACATTCCAGTACACTGTAACTCAATGCACTTTGTGCAATCATGCACAGAACTGTGTTTAGTTCTATTGTTTTTCTTCCCCAAATGAAGTAACCGTTTGCCCTCACAATTCCAATGTTGAATTTTCTCACACGTGTGCACGCAGGACATCTGGTGTCATATACATTTCCTAATGCCAATGCAAGATGCTGCCCAAGTTGCCTGAGTGTCTCAGGCCTTTTTACGTTCCTGGAGATGCCATCCCAATCTCACCTTCAGTGAGGAAGCATTGGGATTAAATGAAAATGCATGTGGAAATGATGAAATACCAAGAGATTTCACCAGCAAAATCGATCACATTCTGAAAAACCACTCAGGCATTGGCGTGAAGACACTCAAAATTCAAGTTGATTCAGTTTACAATAAGCAATACTTTTGTCATCTTGATCTCGACAGTTGGCTTCAGATTGCTGTTAAACCAGGGATTGAAGAACTGAACCTTTCTCTGTCTCGAAGGAACGTAATGTGCAACTTTCCATGCTCACTTTTATCTGATGAAACTGGAGACTCACTTCGGTATCTTCACCTTGCCTCCTGTAACTTTCATCCCACAGTTGGATTTGTTTGCTTGAGAAGATTGACAAGACTATAGCGGTGCACAGTGTATATTACCAGAGACGAACTAGGGTGTCTGTTTTGACACAGAGGAAACAGCTTTTCATCTCTTCTTCGCTTGCCCTTTTAGTTGTGCTTGTTGGTCGAACATTGGAATTGTTTGGAACCAAGGGGCAGCCTTCTTTGAcatgatggaggaagctgcaagaGTCTTCCAACAGGGCTTCTTCTGGGAAGTCTTTGCGGTAGCAGCTTGGAAAATTTGGAAACAAAGGAATGCTAAAATCTTCCAACATAGCAACCCAACTCTCAGAAGATGGAAGTCCGCCTTCTTCGATACTGTGCGTTTACGGCTGCACATAATGTCAGGTCATATCTTTGTAAACCTTGCTCAATGGCTTGACTCTCTTGCTTAGCGtgttttctctcctttttcttttcttgtttgagGCTGCCATCTTGTGGCGTTGTACAATTCGTTTTCCAGTTCTAATATATGTTCAGTATGGGCCTCCCCTACTGgagttatttcaaaaaaaaaaaggtgcctTCTTTCCAATTCTTTCGCTTTGGAGCGGTTGGAACTCAAGGGTTGCAGTGGGATAATTTGCCTGAAAATACCTTGCCTGCAGCGGCTCAGCTACCTCTAGTTGTTAACTTGCATCGGGCTGCAAGTGGTAGAGAGCAAAGCTCCGCATCTATCAAGTTTTCGCTTTGAAGGTGACTTCCATATACAACTCTCACTTTCAGGAACATTGCGAATTAAGAAATTTGAAAGATTTTGTTCCGGTGCTGCCTTTTATGCTCGTACTGAGCTTCCATCCAGCATGCCAAATCTTGAAACTCTTGCCATATATTCTGAAACAGAGGTATA
This genomic interval carries:
- the LOC133920392 gene encoding amino acid transporter AVT6A-like; amino-acid sequence: MVMPVSSGGDHAAADDGSEPLLPRKQQRRGDGEDGGDDFHGASFAGAVFNLSTTIVGAGIMALPATMKVLGLAPGLVLIVLAALLTESSIELLVRFSRAVGATSYGEAMGDAFGALGKGFLQACVVVNNVGVMVVYMIIIGDVLSGTSSSGVHHHGVLEGWFGANRWNGRFAILTITTLGVFTPLACFKRVDSLRYTSAISVALAVVFVVITAGIAIIKLVRGQIPMPKLFPDVNDWSSIWRLFTAAPVLVTAYICHYNVHPIDNELKDSSQIRPIVRMSLLLCSAVYITTSFFGFLLFGESTLDDVLANFDSNLGIPYSSLFNDAVRVSYVLHLMLVFPIVFHALRLNMDGLLFPSARPLSCDNRRFGVLTAALLAVIFLAANFIPNIWDAFQFTGATASVSVAYIFPAAITLRDRHGIAKRRDKFLAVFMIVLAVVANAVAVYSDACS